A single region of the Gilliamella apis genome encodes:
- a CDS encoding sugar ABC transporter ATP-binding protein encodes MEQVALQLSHIEKKFAGVHALKDMHFNLKQCEVHGLLGENGAGKSTLIKIIGGIYKPDAGEIKINGKTEIINGIKDAQARGINVIHQEIVLVPYISVYENIFLGREPRTRLGFKDHRQMIAKAKIMMESMGLTIDVLRPVHELTIAQQQLIEIVKAISFNVRILIMDEPTSSLTDKEVEQLFIMIKKLTEHNVSIIYISHRMDELFTITDRITVIRDGSYIDTVNTKQTNIDELVKLMVGRNLNNYYQRHYQENGERLLEVKNLSKKGVFNNVNFHLKKGEILGFAGLMGAGRSEIMQAVFGADQYDSGEIYFDNQLVKLKSPQDAIDIGIALVPEDRKKQGLILGNSIAFNLTLTVLKQFMHGCLVNQQKQKDIIQYYINKLNIKTPNADKIVGQLSGGNQQKVVIAKWLATKPKIIILDEPTRGIDIGAKAEIYQIIDELCASGMAIIMISSELPEIINMCDRVCVVANGQIQGELSQSELTQEKIMKLATGRA; translated from the coding sequence ATGGAACAAGTTGCATTACAACTATCTCATATAGAAAAAAAATTTGCTGGTGTCCATGCGTTAAAAGATATGCACTTTAATCTTAAACAATGTGAAGTTCATGGATTATTGGGTGAAAATGGCGCTGGTAAATCAACCTTAATCAAAATTATTGGCGGCATCTATAAACCAGATGCCGGTGAAATTAAGATTAATGGTAAGACTGAGATAATTAATGGTATTAAAGATGCTCAAGCAAGAGGAATTAATGTTATTCATCAGGAAATTGTCTTAGTTCCTTATATTAGTGTATATGAAAATATTTTCTTAGGTCGTGAACCGAGAACACGCTTAGGCTTTAAAGATCATCGTCAAATGATCGCCAAAGCCAAAATAATGATGGAAAGTATGGGGTTAACGATCGATGTGTTACGGCCCGTACATGAGTTAACCATTGCACAACAACAACTTATCGAAATCGTCAAAGCTATTTCATTTAACGTTCGAATCTTGATCATGGATGAGCCAACATCTTCTTTAACTGATAAAGAAGTTGAACAGCTTTTTATTATGATTAAAAAACTAACCGAACATAACGTTAGTATTATTTATATTTCTCATCGCATGGATGAGTTATTTACTATCACTGACAGAATAACTGTAATTAGAGATGGTAGTTATATAGATACCGTCAATACTAAACAAACCAATATTGATGAATTAGTTAAATTGATGGTTGGGCGTAACTTAAATAATTATTATCAACGTCATTATCAAGAAAATGGAGAACGTTTATTAGAAGTAAAAAATCTTTCGAAAAAAGGAGTATTTAATAACGTTAATTTTCATTTAAAGAAAGGAGAGATTTTAGGTTTTGCCGGTCTTATGGGGGCAGGTAGGAGTGAAATCATGCAAGCAGTTTTTGGAGCAGACCAATATGATAGTGGTGAAATTTATTTTGACAATCAGCTTGTTAAGCTCAAATCGCCACAAGATGCTATTGATATAGGAATAGCCTTAGTTCCAGAAGATAGGAAAAAACAAGGTCTTATTTTAGGTAATAGTATTGCGTTCAATTTAACATTAACAGTATTGAAACAATTTATGCATGGTTGTTTAGTTAATCAGCAAAAACAAAAAGATATCATTCAATACTATATTAATAAGCTCAATATAAAAACGCCAAATGCTGACAAAATTGTTGGTCAGCTTAGTGGTGGAAATCAACAAAAAGTTGTAATAGCTAAGTGGTTAGCAACTAAACCGAAAATCATCATTTTAGACGAGCCTACTCGAGGAATTGATATTGGTGCTAAAGCCGAAATTTATCAAATTATTGATGAACTTTGCGCAAGCGGCATGGCTATTATTATGATTTCCTCAGAATTACCAGAAATTATCAATATGTGTGATCGTGTTTGTGTTGTTGCGAATGGACAAATTCAAGGTGAATTATCGCAATCAGAATTAACACAGGAAAAAATTATGAAATTAGCAACAGGGAGAGCTTAA
- a CDS encoding ABC transporter permease, with the protein MSYHHTTITNNIIIRSFKNFITNNIGILIALLLISIILSFASPVFLSQENMLSVLRQVSTNMCLALGMTLIIILGGIDLSVGSIVAMAGTLTVGFISIGEMGIVPAILLGLFIGTLCGAANGVAIAYTGIPPFIVTLAMMMIARGVGYIYSGGQSIRIFDESFTSIGTGYLGMIPYPVIYMVVFIVVMLVVVNRTRLGTYIYALGGNREAARLSGIAIKRVEIIVYTIAGFLAAFAGIVLAARMYSGQPSVAQGYEMDAIAACVLGGISMSGGIGRISGTILGVIVIGIINNGLNLLGVNSFWQLVAKGVIIFLAVYVDMLKRKKAN; encoded by the coding sequence ATGAGCTATCATCACACTACAATAACCAATAATATCATTATTAGAAGTTTCAAAAATTTTATTACTAATAATATAGGGATTTTAATTGCGCTTCTATTAATTAGTATCATTTTAAGTTTTGCCAGTCCGGTATTTCTTTCCCAAGAAAATATGCTCTCAGTGTTAAGACAAGTATCCACTAATATGTGTTTAGCCTTAGGTATGACATTAATTATCATATTGGGAGGAATTGATTTATCTGTTGGATCGATTGTCGCTATGGCGGGGACACTCACAGTTGGATTTATTTCAATTGGTGAAATGGGCATTGTTCCAGCTATTCTGTTAGGTTTGTTTATCGGTACTTTATGCGGTGCGGCAAATGGTGTTGCTATTGCTTATACCGGTATCCCACCATTCATCGTTACATTAGCTATGATGATGATCGCCCGTGGCGTAGGTTATATTTATAGTGGCGGCCAATCAATTCGTATTTTTGATGAGAGTTTTACCAGCATAGGTACTGGTTACTTAGGCATGATTCCATATCCAGTTATCTATATGGTGGTATTTATTGTTGTTATGTTGGTAGTTGTTAATCGAACTCGTTTAGGTACCTATATTTATGCTCTCGGAGGTAACCGTGAGGCTGCAAGGTTATCAGGTATAGCCATTAAACGTGTTGAAATTATTGTATATACCATTGCTGGTTTTTTAGCTGCTTTCGCAGGAATAGTGCTTGCAGCAAGAATGTATTCAGGACAACCATCAGTTGCACAAGGTTATGAAATGGATGCCATAGCTGCTTGTGTGCTAGGAGGTATTTCGATGTCAGGTGGAATAGGTCGCATTAGTGGCACTATTTTAGGCGTGATTGTTATCGGCATTATTAATAATGGTTTGAATTTATTAGGTGTTAATTCATTTTGGCAATTAGTTGCAAAAGGCGTAATCATCTTTTTAGCCGTCTATGTCGATATGCTAAAACGCAAGAAAGCAAACTAA